The following is a genomic window from Chryseobacterium sp. StRB126.
CTGTATCGTTAAAAGCCTTACGGATTATAATATTCACGAAGAAATTGTAGAAGACGGAGACTCTTTCCATGCCAATGCTCTTATTAAAGCTAAATATTGTTTTGAAAAGACAGGGGCTCCAAGCTTGGGGGATGATAGCGGACTTGTTGTAGAATCTTTAGATGGAAGGCCTGGAATATTTTCTGCCCGTTATGCCGGAGATCACGATTTTGCTAAAAATATTGAAAAAGTGTTGGAAGAAATGAAGGGAATAGAAAACAGAAAAGCTTACTTCGTTACAGTTTTATGTTATTATGATGAAAACGGAGCTCAATATTTTGAAGGAAGGGTTCATGGAAATCTATTGACAGAAAATAAAGGATTAAAAGGATTTGGGTATGATCCTATCTTTGTTCCTGTAGGATATGACAGAACCTTTGCAGAAATGGAACCGGAAGATAAAAACAAGATCAGCCACCGTAAGCAGGCACTGGATTTGTTTATGGACTTTTTAAAAGTAAAATAATCAATATAACAGATAAATAAAAGTCATTTTTCCATGAAGGGAAAATGACTTTTTTTATGCATTTCCTGTTGAAATGTAATGGGAAAATATATGTTTTAAAATTTCTGTCGTACATTTGTTACAAGAAACTATTGATTTGAGTACTTATTTAACAATATTAGGTTTTAATTCAGCGATTCCCACTATCAATTCCTCACCCACAGCCCAGCTGCTGGAAATGGAAGAAAGGCACTTCCTGATCGATTGTGGGGAAGGAACACAGGTGCAGCTGAGAAAAGCAAAAGCCAGATTTTCAAAAATTAACCATATTTTTATTTCTCACCTTCACGGAGACCACTGTTTCGGACTTCCGGGACTTATTGCCTCTTTTCGACTTTTAGGACGGGATAATCCCTTACATGTTTATGGTCCCAAAGGAATCAAAAAAATGATGGAAACTATTTTCCAGATTACAGAAACCCATCGTGGTTTTGAGGTGGTTTATCATGAACTGGATAAAGACTATTCAGAAAAGATCTATGAAGACAGTAGAGTAGAAGTGTATACGATTCCTCTGGATCACAGAATTTACTGTAATGGTTATCTTTTTAAAGAAAAACCAAAAGACAGGCATTTGAATATGAAAGAGATTACCAAGTATAATGAAATTGAAAGCTGTGATTATCACAATATAAAAGCAGGGAAAGATTTCGTACTAAGTGATGGTTATGTTCTTAAAAATGAGGTGTTGACTCTTGATCCGACTCCATCTGTATCTTATGCATTCTGTAGCGATACCCGTTATCTTGAAAGTGTTATTCCAATTATTAAAAATGTTACGGTTCTGTATCATGAATCTACCTTCCTGCATGATTTGAAGGAAATGGCAGATTATACCGGGCATACCACAGCATTAGAAGCGGCCACAATTGCCCAAAAGGCTCAGGTAGGAAAGCTTATCTTGGGGCATTTCTCTAATAGATATGCAGATTTAACGGTGTTTACTGATGAGGCCCGAAACATTTTTCCTAATTCATTCCTGCCAAAAGCTCTGGAAAGTGTAAAAATTTAAAAAAATTATGTTGAAGTTTGAAGAGCTTAGAAGCTTTCTGGATGAAAAGGCAGACCAATACAACGCTCCTGATTTTATAGAAAATGACCCCATACAGATTCCGCATCGTTTCTCATTAAAGCAGGATATTGAAATTGCAGGTTTTTTGGCAGCAACCATTTCATGGGGGAACAGAAAATCCATTATCAATTCTGCCAATAAAATATTGGATATTATGGGGAATTCTCCTTATGATTTTGTAATGAATTATTCTGAAAAAGATGTAAAAGAGATTCATGATAAAAGCATCCACAGAACCTTTAACGGAGAAGATTTTTCTTATTTTATCAAGCAATTCAACAGGATTTATACAGAGAATGAAAGCCTGGAAGATTTATTTAAAGTAAAAGAATCTGAAACCAATTTTCAGCATGCTATAGAAAGATTCAGAAGTAGTTTTCTGGAGACCGAAAAGCACAGAAGCCATAAACATATCAGTTCACCTTACAAAAACTCTTCAGCCAAGAGAATCATTATGTTTCTGAGGTGGATGGTACGGAAGGACAAACGTGGAGTAGATTTCGGAATCTGGAAGGATATTGATCAGAAATATCTGTCTATTCCATTAGATGTACATACCGGAAATATCTCAAGAAAGCTGGGATTGCTGAAAAGAACACAGAATGACTGGAAAACAGTGGAAGAATTGGATATTACCATCAGAAAGTTTGATGATAAAGATCCTGCAAAATATGATTTTGCTCTGTTTGGATTAGGAGTAACTAAAGAACTGTTGTAAAAATTAAAAGGATGAAAAAATATAATGAAAAAGCAGAAGTTCTGGAAAAAATAGCAGACAGTATAACCTCATGGATAGGATCTATTCAGTCTCTGATAGTGCATACTCTCTTGTTTGTTACTTCGTTTTTGCTTCCGATGCTGCATATTGTTGATTTTGATAAAATGCTTCTGATCCTTACGACAGTACTTTCTCTGGAAGCTATTTATCTTGCGATCTTCATTCAGATGTCTGTAAATAAAAGTCATGAAAAAATTGAAGATATTCAGGAGGATATTGAAGACATTCAGGAAGATATTGAAGAAATCAGCGAGGATATAGAAGAAATTAGTGAGGATATAGAAGAGATTAATGAAGATATAGA
Proteins encoded in this region:
- the rdgB gene encoding RdgB/HAM1 family non-canonical purine NTP pyrophosphatase — protein: MNIEMELLVATHNEHKKEEIQQILGDDCIVKSLTDYNIHEEIVEDGDSFHANALIKAKYCFEKTGAPSLGDDSGLVVESLDGRPGIFSARYAGDHDFAKNIEKVLEEMKGIENRKAYFVTVLCYYDENGAQYFEGRVHGNLLTENKGLKGFGYDPIFVPVGYDRTFAEMEPEDKNKISHRKQALDLFMDFLKVK
- a CDS encoding ribonuclease Z, translating into MSTYLTILGFNSAIPTINSSPTAQLLEMEERHFLIDCGEGTQVQLRKAKARFSKINHIFISHLHGDHCFGLPGLIASFRLLGRDNPLHVYGPKGIKKMMETIFQITETHRGFEVVYHELDKDYSEKIYEDSRVEVYTIPLDHRIYCNGYLFKEKPKDRHLNMKEITKYNEIESCDYHNIKAGKDFVLSDGYVLKNEVLTLDPTPSVSYAFCSDTRYLESVIPIIKNVTVLYHESTFLHDLKEMADYTGHTTALEAATIAQKAQVGKLILGHFSNRYADLTVFTDEARNIFPNSFLPKALESVKI
- a CDS encoding TIGR02757 family protein — encoded protein: MLKFEELRSFLDEKADQYNAPDFIENDPIQIPHRFSLKQDIEIAGFLAATISWGNRKSIINSANKILDIMGNSPYDFVMNYSEKDVKEIHDKSIHRTFNGEDFSYFIKQFNRIYTENESLEDLFKVKESETNFQHAIERFRSSFLETEKHRSHKHISSPYKNSSAKRIIMFLRWMVRKDKRGVDFGIWKDIDQKYLSIPLDVHTGNISRKLGLLKRTQNDWKTVEELDITIRKFDDKDPAKYDFALFGLGVTKELL
- a CDS encoding DUF1003 domain-containing protein, which codes for MKKYNEKAEVLEKIADSITSWIGSIQSLIVHTLLFVTSFLLPMLHIVDFDKMLLILTTVLSLEAIYLAIFIQMSVNKSHEKIEDIQEDIEDIQEDIEEISEDIEEISEDIEEINEDIEDIQEDIEEISEDIEEINEEEDEEDHNEKAKNVILKSNVNSNKNEIKALKDIIAQLRSEIDELKKEE